The Penaeus monodon isolate SGIC_2016 chromosome 8, NSTDA_Pmon_1, whole genome shotgun sequence sequence gatttctttttcttttttctttccctttttcagaaTTCTGTATTTTGGGATGACTCAGCGTTTCACTTGTTTTTGCGGACATGCACATCTTTATGAAATTAATAACACCTTATAATCTCTTTGATTTTTagatctcttttcatctctttcattctcttactctctctctttgttgctcAGTCTGTCTATTAATGTACTTATTTCAGGtagtaaacacaacaacaacaaaacatatgtgttagtgtgtgatctatgtttgtctgtgtctccgttttctgttttattattttgtcactTGGATTGACGGTCATCATATACAGTAGATGTTCAAGCAATgcgttttatatccttttttatagcATCTTTGGCACAGGTTAATGTGCATATTATGACGTGCTGATTTATCTACCATACAGGTAGACATTTATTGAAATCTTTGTAAGAAgccataatatatttaattttcaaagtGAGATTCATCAAAGCATGGGTCAAGAGTtagaataattagataaaaaagtaaatcggtgaataaatagatatataatttaatcatttAATGAAAAATAGACAACTGgacaattaatgaaataatgacaataacaaaacaggatgaatggaaaaatatatgactaaaaaataaatgattcatAACAGATTATGAGGGTAATAAGAAAGCAATCTGTTTCTCGATATAAAAGAGTTTGAAGAACACTCACTGCTCTATTCAGTATGAGTCTAACCAGTCGAGAACAACGTTTTAAGGGAGTCATGGTTCCACTGTTACTGAGGTAGACATCGAAACAATAATAGGGCCAATGCTCGGTGCTCCATTTGTACAGTTTTGCTATTGTTTCAGTCTGCCGTAGTTTCTCCGATCTGTGAGGTGAATGGCCACTGCGCAAGTGCAGCAACTacctttatgtgtttatgtatgtgtttgcctgtgtgtttgtgtctgtgtttgcgtgtatgtatatgtatattcatgtgtgtgaatgcatatatatatatatagtgtgtgtgtgtgtttgcatggatGCATTAGTGTCTCTGTGTTTGTTAGACCAATTCTCCGCGTGAGAGCAAATGGCCGCCCATGCGCTCACTCCCCATGGcgtctcatcctcatcttcacacacgtgtgtttgaTAACCGACACCTGTAGTCCAGGCTCTCATTCAGTAACAGACAACTTTTGGCGAACACCTGTGGGAGTGTTCACCTGCGAGAACTAGTTCTATCCTCTTCGAAACACCTGATTCAATGTTTATTATGCCTTTGACATCGGGCTCTAAGTGATGGCGACGCATATGGATTGGAAGAGTGTAACGCCACCGATATAAAAACTTTTGCGTAAATGtttaatcacataaaaaaacgaaaaagaacttCACTAGTTTTCAAATAAcaacggaagaaaaagaaaaacctcatCCTTAAACCTCCGTAACTGTGAGCTTCAATTTCAGCCTTCAGCGATTTTAGACAGGCAACGATAGGTGTCCCGAAGAGGGAAAGTGAAGCCTGGTGAAGCCCCAAAGCCTGTCGCTTCCTCAGTCGACAACGGGTTCAGAATTCCTGTGGGAATGTGAACTTGTCGGTCGGTTCCTGTCCGCCGGAAGCTGATAGGTAGCCAACCTTCACCATTTCCGGAAATTATTGTTTGATGTGTTTTATACatttgcgagtgtgtgtatgtgtgttcacgcATTTCACTCAACTCCATTTTATTTCCGAAAAGTTTGTCATAAATCAGTCGCCTTTGGGAGTCGCTGCTCGATTCTCACAcacagagaggaaacagaaacaTTTTCGTTCCGGTGACATTGCGAAGAGAAGCTGTATCGGCGCAAAATTCAGTCGATTTACACAACAAGATAACTGTTGTACCAAGGGAAATGTGGAAGATTGGAATtaacacacacaagtacaaaaaAATTCAAACGATTGCTTATCTTATGAGTTGATGTTTATGCAACATCTGTATGAGAGATATTTCAGACCTGCTCATGACTAGAAGTGTTATCTATTCTCCTTTccactttttgtctgtctctgtctgtctgtctgtctgtctgtctctctctctctctcttctctctctctctctctctctctctctctctctctctctcttctctcctcttctctcctcttagtcttctcctctctttctctctcctctctctctctctctatcttttttctctctctatcttctctctctctctcctctctctctctctctctctctctcactcttactctcactcctctctctctatcctctctctctctctcccctctctctctctctctctctctctctctcctctctcctctctcctctctctctcctctctctctctctctcgtctctctctctctctctctctctctctctctctctctctctctctctctctctctctctctctctctctctctctctctctctctctctctctttctctctttctttcttgctctcttctctaaCTCCCGCTTAAGTATCTCCCGTCCAAacacagacaataataataatagtaataataataacaataataataataataataataatgataataataataataataataataataataataattataataataataataataaaataataacagtaacaacaacaacaacaacaacaacaataataataataataataataataataataataataataataataaaaataataataatgataattaagaataatgataatgataataataataataataataatagtaataataattttaataataagaagaagaagtaggagaaaaaaataataaaattaataattataagaataataatgataaagacaataattataataataatcgtcattattattattattactattattattattattaattattattatcgttgctactagtattatcatcattatcattacaattatcattcttgtcattattgttgttgttatcattatcattattagtggtagtagtattagtattagttttattatcattattatcattattttccttgtcattattgttattatcattattattgttattattattactattattattattattattattattattattattattattattattattatcattattattattattattattactattattattattattattattattattattattattcattattattatttttattattattatttattattgatattatcattattattattattattattattattattattattattatcattactattattatatattattaattattatattattattattattattattattattattattatcatttattattattattattattatatttattattattattattattattattattattattgttgttttgttgttgttgttgttgttgttgttgttattattattattattattattattattattattattattattattattattattattattattattattatcataataatgataattattattatcattgttattattattactattattattattattattattattattattattattgttgttgttgttgttgttattattttaatgctaataataataatgatattattattattatcattattattatttttattattattattattgttattactattattattattatcattattattattattaatacctttataaatatatattcgagACCGCTTAAATACGTTTCTTGTACtgttaagatattcattttcatccatGCCTCTTcttcatttgtcaacatgaataatgagaatagtaatgataataatgataataatattaatgataaaacatattgattataatcatgatattaatagaaataaagacaTAGTACCAGCAGTACTCGTGATTATGATTAAAATAGTAACAAAATCAgtgacaatgttgataataagaacaataacaaaataataatatcgataatgatcatATTTTGTAGCCGTAATACCAAATATGTCCTGAGGAATAAGGTTCCAACTCATGATGTAGGGAACATGGCGTTGTAGGAAAATTTTCGGATTTTAGCCTATGATAAGCGTACTGCTCTTATCTACCGATGCTGGCCTTGTAATTGCACCTGCGATATACCGGTGCTAGTCTACCTGCCACACCTGTGCTCGCAATGGCTGGGGCTTCTACACCTGCGGTCACACGGTTGCATTTGGAATAATTTTGGCCAGTCACATCCGGATCACGGGCGGGTGCAGTGAGTCCCGCTGAAGAATGGAGGCTGCTTCAGGCGCGGTCGATATCTGGAGAGCCAAAAGCGACggcaggaaggggaggaagaactgAATGCAGTGCTCAACCTTTTGCCCTCTGAACTTGGAAGGAGGTGGTCTTAACTGATTATGTTAATGTCATTagtaatattacatatgtaagatatacacaaacacacacacacacacacacgcacacacacacagtacagtaCAATATCATACATAAcgtttgatgataatgaatgttaaCATCAACATCTACTTATCGTCATTTCAGCCGATCCGATACTAACAGAGCTATCGTTGCTCTTGCTAAACGACTGCTTAATTCAggtaaaatgtttttctttacctgatacacttttctttctcttcatatctctctcattatttctctctttatatacatatctgtctatcttcctcccatccctctctctctctccttctctttcattttcactccctctgtctctctcattctctctctttctaccttgctctctctctctctctctatttctctgttcatctttctctatcagcccctctctctctattcttctctatctgtctgtctatttccttccttctatatatacatccatcaatctccctctcctctcattctctttttctctttctggttcgctctctctttctctccctccctctcccctaacctccccctctctccttccttctctctcattctctccttttctcgttcgctctctccctcctccctccctccctccttccttccctctccctctctctctctctctctcatccccctgtctctcccattctctttctccctctttctcgttcactctctctccatctcttcttctcacCACATCTCCCACCGCGGCCTGACCGCCTTGACAGTCCCAGCGGGCGGGCGGCGAGGCGTGGGCGCGCGAGGCCAGTATTGATTGGCGAGGAAGGATCGCGCAGGACTTCCTTCCgctggggccgggggggggggaggaggaggaggaggaggaggaggaggaggggaggaggaggaggaaaggggggggaggagggaggagagggggggggagggggggaggaggagggaggaggacgaggaggggggaagaggaggaaggtcgaggaggaggaggagggaggaggagggagggggggaggaggaggagggggaggaggaggagggggagggggaggaggaggaggaggagggagaggaggaggagggggaggaggaggaggggaggaggaggaggaggaggaggaggaaagggagggaggaggaggaggagaggaggaggaggaggaggaggaggaggaggaggggaggaggaggagggggaggaggaggaggggggaggagaagagggagaggaagggacgggaggaggaggagaaggaggaggaggaggaggaggaggaggaggaaggggagggagggaggaggagagagagaggagggggaggaggaggaggagaggagggggaggaggaggaggaggagggagaggaagaggaggaggaggggggaggagggggaggaggaggagggagaggaggaggaggaggaggaggaggagggaggaggaggaggaggagaggaggaggaggaggaggaggagggaggaggagggaggaggggaggaggaggaggaggaggaggggaaggaggaggagtggaggaggaggaggggtgaggaggagagggggagggggaggaggagggggaggaggaggaaggggaggaggggaaggagggggaggaggaggaggaggaggaggagggggaggaggaggagggggaggaggaggaggtggagaggaggagggggaggaggaggagggggaggagggggagggagaggagaggaggagggggaggaggaggagggggaggagggggaaggggaggaggaggaggaggaggaggaggagggaggagggggaggaggaggaaggggaggaggaggaggaggaggaggaggaggaggagcaggaggaggaggaggggggggaggaggaggaggaggaggagggaggaggaggagggggaggaggaggaggggagggaggagggggggaggggaggaagaggaggaggaggaggggaggaggaggaggaggggaggaggagaggagggggaggaggaggagggggaggaaggggaggaggggaaggagggggagggaggaggagggggggggaggaggaggaggaggggggggagggaggagggggaggaggagggaggaggagagggagggaggaggggaggaggaggaggaggagggggaggaggaggaagggggggaggaaggaggaggaggaggaggaggacgagggggggaggaggagggggagggggagggggaggaggaggggaggaggaggagggggaggggggaggaggagggaaggggaggaaggaggaggaggagaggaggaggaggagggaggggcaaggaggaggaggaggaggaagggggaggaggaggaaggggggggggaggaggagaggggaggagggaggaggaggaggagggaggagaggagggaggggggaggaggggaaggggggaagaggaggaggaggaggagagagggaggaggaggaagggaggagaggggggaggaggaggaggagggggaggaggaggagaggaggaggaaggaggagcagaggggaggagggggaggaggaggggggaggaaagggggaagggaggggaaggaggaggagggggaggaggaggagggggggaggaagaggaggggaggaggaggagggaggagggagaggaggaggagggaggagggggaaggaggggggaaaggggggaggaggaggagggaggaggagggaggggggggagggagggaggagaaggggaggaggaggaggaggaggggaggaggaggggaggaggaggagggggagggaggaggaggagaaggggaggaggaggagggggggagaggggggaggaggaggggggaggaggaggaggaggaggaggaggaggaggaggaggaggaggaggaggaggaggaggaggaggaggaggaggaggggggaggaggaggaggaggaggaggaggagggggggaaggggaagaggatgaggatgaggatgaggaggaagaggagggggaggaggaggaggaggtgctggtggcggtgggggtgggggtggagttgaggaaggtgaaggtggaggaggaggaggtggaggagagagggtcaGGGAAAGCGAATgtggaggtggaaaaggaagggatggaggaagaagaggaggaataggaggtggaggtgggtggatggacaaatagatagatatagatagataggtagatagacagacagatagatagatagatagatagacagacagacagacagacagatagatagataggtagatagatagatagatagatagagatagatagagatagagagagagagagagagagagagagagagatagagagagagagagagagagagagagagagagagagagagagagagagagagagagagagagagagagagagagagagagagagagagagagagagaagcagaaagtgaGGACTGGACGTAAAGAATATGGCTACATGAAACACTACGGAAGCAAAAGTGAGGACACAGCGaaatgagaagaagggaggatgagagaccCTACGATAACCGGGCGGAATTACGGAAGAGATGGAAGGAACGAAGCCGatggaagagatagagacagataaacagatacatggagagagagaagggggggggggaagaaaaggagagagagagagagagagagagagagagagagagagagagagagagagagagagagagagagagagagagagagagagagagagagagagagagagagagaaatgagaaaagagagagagggggggggggagaaacgcacacacagatagatagatagatagatagatagatagatagatagatagatagataaagagagagagagagagagagtgagagagagagagagagagagagagagagagagagagagagagagagagagagagagagagagagagagaggtagatagatagataaagagagagagagagggggggggagaaacatacacacagacagatagatagatagatagatagatagataaagagagagagagagagagagagagagagagagagagagagagagagagagagagagagagagagagataaacagacagacagaaacaaacaaacaaacaaaaacacaaacggacaaacacacaaacacagagaaaaatcatgagaaagaatgagatagaagcacagagaaaaaaaaacacacggagagggagagagggagaggaggagagaaggagagagagggagcaagagattTAAAGCCAAGAGGGAAAACATCTCgggtgaaatgagagagagggcgagagagataatgagaaggtCGATTTGAAAGGCCGATGAGGGACACGAAGACGCGCCAGGGAgctgctgggtttttttttttttttggtcagaaTAAAAACGGATTTTGCGTTTGTTGTCAGTATCATGTCATGACTTTTgtaatcataatctttatcaggCATTGGCTGTGCCATACTGATAGAAGATGAACATataaatagtaataggaatagtagtggtactgataatgatagtaatagccatgataataataatgataatgaaaatagtagtagtggtagtagaattaataataatgatgataataataataatgataataataataataataataataataataataataataataataataataataataataataataataataataataataataataataataataataataataataataataataataataataataataataataataatgataatgataatgataataacaagaacaataataataatagtaattataataataataatgataataacaataataataattattatgataataataaaagtaatgatatcagtaacagtaataacagtaatgataataatgataatgatgataatgattataaggacgatacaaattataacaacaatgataatcatgatgacaatgacagtaataaaaataataatattaatattatacgtATTAACTTATTCACatgctaataatagtagtgataaaactAACAATATTGGTAAAAGTAATGACGTTtccactaatattactactagtaattCAACTACCTGCAACATTGATGATAACTCAACTAATCCTAACAAcaccaaaagcaacaataacaggacagtgaaagaaaaaaagaaaaaaaaacgtcacagTCATTTCTCAAGGATCTACTCAGCATGTAATTGTTTCTCGGaaatctctaccccccccctcccccctcacgccTCCTTTCCATTTCTGCATCAAAGAAGCGAAGCCGGCCTACTTTCCACGAGGCAGCTGAGGCTAGACTGTGCTGTTCACAATTATCTCCGACTTTGGGGTAATAGCTGGGAAAAGTCGACTGCCTTACGAGTACTGAAGTATGGCATTAGCAGGATGG is a genomic window containing:
- the LOC119575926 gene encoding LOW QUALITY PROTEIN: formin-like protein 5 (The sequence of the model RefSeq protein was modified relative to this genomic sequence to represent the inferred CDS: inserted 3 bases in 2 codons) translates to PPPPSPPPPPPPPPPSXPPPPPPPPPPPPAPPPPPPPPPPPLPPPPPPPSSSSSSSSSPSPSSPSSSSPSSSPLPPPPPPPPPPPPPXPPPPPPPPPPPPPPPPPPPPPPSPPPLPPPPPPPPPPPPPPPPPPPPPSPPPPVPSSPSSPPPSSSSPSSSSPPPPPPPPPPSPPPPPPPPPLPPPPPPPPPPPPPPPPPPPPLPPPLRPPPSKFRGQKVEHCIQFFLPFLPSLLALQISTAPEAASILQRDSLHPPVIRMCRSPSHCEHRSEKLRQTETIAKLYKWSTEHWPYYCFDVYLSNSGTMTPLKRCSRLLAKMSISGLHLTNDKEEALMNQSMMDNPGRPVDHSKLMNTESPVSRLFPKHTFSAWQKLKSH